aagcactaagcTTGACTTGAACTTTTTATTCACTTGGTTCCATGAATGGAGTTAAATGACCTAAAGGTCCCATCCTAAATTTCATCATCTATAAAGTAAATTCATCACCTCAATTATTAGACAAAGGTAAATATTGTGTAGGAAATGTCCTGTGTGTGGAACTTAGCAGCAGGAATGTAGTTCAGAAAGTAGGGGCACTAGAATAGCACCCTGCTGAATTTATCAGGGGTTTTATTGCAAGATTCTACAATATTGGAAGTGTGTTCGTATTTATTCATCACCAACCAGGAAACCATTGCACAacagaaactgtttttgcctAAATGGTGGCAAACGATCTTACTGAATGATGATACTTCCTTTCCCCAGATATGGGTGAAGATAATGAAACTATGATCACAGAATTCCTCCTCCTGGGTCTCTCTGGAAAGTCAGAGCAAGAAGAGGTTGTCTTTGGAATGTTCTTGTGGATGTACTTGGTCACCATCTCTGGGAACCTTCTCATCATCCTGGCCATCAGCTGTGACCCTCATcttcacacacccatgtacttcttcctggcCAACCTCTCCACTGTTGACATCTGCTTTTCCTCAGTCACCATCCCCAAGGCTCTGGTGAATCACGTTTTGGGAAGCAAGTCCATCTCTTACACGGAGTGTATGGTCCAGATCTATTTCTTCATCACATTCATCAACATGGACGGCTTCCTGCTGAgtgtgatggcctatgaccgctatgtggccatttgTCACCCACTCCACTACACCCTGATGATGAGGCccagactctgtgtcctcctggTGGTCATATCATGGGTCATCACAAACCTGCATGCTCTCTTGCACACTCTGCTCATGGTTCGGCTCACCTTCTGTTCCCACAATGCAGTGCACCACTTCTTCTGTGACCCCTACCCTATCCTGAAACTCTCTTGTGCTGACACCTTTATCAACGACCTGATGGTCTTCACCGTGGGAGGGGTGATATTCCTGACACCATTTTCATGCATTGTTATTTCCTATGTTTACATTTTCTCTAATGTCCTGAAGATGCCGTCTGCCCGTGGGATCAAGAAAGCTCTATCCACATGCGGGTCTCACCTCACCGTGGTCTCTCTCTTCTATGGTGCAATCCTGGGGGTCTATATGCGTCCTTCATCCTCGTATTCACTACAGGACACGGTGGCCACTGTCATCTTCACAGTGGTGACACCGCTGGTCAATCCcttcatctacagcctgaggaatcGTGACATGAAAGGAGCCCTGAGGAAGACAATTCTCAGATGCTAAAATGTGAATTATTTAGAGCTGAGAGGACTCCTGGACACCACGAATCTGTTCATCTCTACAGAGAAAAGCACGTGCCTATTGGTATAGAATTAATGCACAGCTTTTCCTGTGACTAATGACAAATGATCATGGTTGTATTTGTAAATTTGAAGCTGGCAGATGCTCATTTTAATAAAAGCAGTAATTTGTCTTCTCTGGAAAGGGCTTATTGTGAGGAGCACATTTCTCAGACAGAAACACTGGGATAACTGTGTTGCTGTGCTTTGAGATGGTCCCTCCCAGTCTGTCCGACGCCTGCTCCCACAGAGAACTGGTGCTTCTCCAGCACTTTAGAGCTGACATCCCTTCTCTgacctctctctggcctctgatgAGGAGCATCTAGTCCACCTGCAGGTGGGAAAATGGCAAGTTTTTTTCTGCCCGAGGCTTAAGCATGTCTTCTACATTTCACAGCTCAGAATGTACCCTTTGCAGACCCTCTCATGGGCACCAGTCTGGAACTGGTACCACCCAGGAATGGATACTGGAAGCTGCAGACAGTAAGCAAAACTATCTTTACAGGCAGAGCATATGGTGGcataataaagatttttaaagaaaacaacgTAAGACTAAGTCAAATGTTGtatagtattattttaagatgtgttacatttgtttgtgctatggaacatctgtttaatgatgcaaagatgagcttcattctttttttttttttttttttttttggtttttcgagacagggtttctctgtgtagctttgcgcctttcctgggactcacttggtagcccaggctggcctggaactcacagagatccgcctggctctgcttcccgagtgctgggattaaaggcgtgtgccaccaccgcccggcaagcttcattcttttatgttgtatttgtttaactctgtgaagctgtgttacttttcctgtctaaaatacctgattagtccaataaagagctgaacggcaactagcaaggtaggagaaagggtaggtgtgactggcaagcagagagaatgaataggaagagaaatctgagaGACAGAATtaaggaagagcaagagaacaaggagaggagaatgctaggggccagccaccaagccaccccgccacccagccagccacggagtgaaagtaagagtgaaagtaagatatacagaagtaagaaagggaaaaagcccagaggcagaaggtagatgggataatttaagttaaggaaagctggctagagataagccaagctgaggccaggtattcataagaaagaataagcctccatgtatgatttatttggggaCCAGGTGGCAGcctcccccaaagagtaaaagagccaaaagaataaaaaataaacaaactgcaATCAAATGTAGAAATGATCCAGCAAGTTATGAGGATTTGCAATTAACAAATAGTTATCAATAGCCTTCATATGCATGGACAATGTCCATTTACAAGATAGAGTGGGCAAAGAGATCACACTTGTGATAAGAACACACTTGTGGAACACACAAGAATACAGTTAACAGTAAACATGAGCAGCTTAAGGATACTGTAAAGCATAGAGACAGAATTGCACAAGGGAATGCTTCTTCCTAATAAACCATCGATTCTAACATTGCAGAGATGAAGTTGTCTGTTTTTCTCTAACTGAAGAGCTGTAAATGATAATAGAAATACAAGACAATTTTATCTGGCTATAAGCGTTAGCACTAGAGTTGCATAGAAACAGATATATGTCTCTATTTATATATAAATCCTCATTATAAACTTCTGTAATCAAGCCAGAGAACAGTCCAAACACTCCACAGACTAGAGCATGAAGTACAGAATCAGACACTTGTGCACAGTGATGGGCAGGAACTTATGGGATTGGTCACCTCACATGGCAACCTCAAAGCAAAGAGCCAGTGATAATTAGCTGTTTCAGAGCTCCAGAGCCTGCTCACAGCGTGACAGTAACCTGGGGCTCTCTGGTGAAAGCTGTAGCTCTTTGGTGAGAAAGGCCTTGGCATCCGTGAAACACTCTCCCCAATTTCTAAGCATGGAGAACAGTCTACTTTCTGAAACTGCTGGTGCTAGAGGTGGCCCTGGGCTTTTGTCTATGGGATTTAGCAGGTggatattgtggaatattagtttaagatgtgttacatttgtttatgctgtggaatatttgtttcctGCTGCAacgatgtgttgcattcttttatgttgcatttgcttaactttgtaaagctgtgttactttccctgcctaaaacacctgattgaccTAATAAAGAACCAAagggccaatagcgaggcaggagagagaaataggcagggttgctaggcagaaagaataaacaagaggagaaatctgggttCAAGAGGAGAGCAAGGAGCAAGAGAAgttggagaggaggatgccaggggccagacactcagccacacagccagccacggagtaagaaggaaagaaacatatacaggataaagaaaggtaaaaaccccagaggcaaaatgtagttaaagagaaacaggataacttaagttagaaaagctgtccagaaacaagtcaagctaaagccaggcattcgtaagtaagaataagtctccctgtatttatttggaagcggGGTGAttggcccccaaagagtaaaaaaacagacaaaaccaaaaaaactacagGTGTAGGTTTTGACTGATCTGGAGGACCCCTGAGAGAAGGGCAAGGATGTTAGCTTCACTAGAACCAAGAGCGACAATGACTTATCGGAACACGAGAGGATTATCAGCTTTCCCCCTGTTCCAGTGTTTGCAATCAGACACTTAAGGAAGTCAAAGGGAGGGTCCTCCACCAGGGAGGGCTTTttccaatcaatcaatcaatcaaacccCAAACCTTGCACCAGCAAACATTATATATAAGACGAAAGAAAGACTAAACCATCTCTCCTCTGAACCTGGGGACAAGGTTAGAAGTATGTTCTTACCAAGTCATTTCATCTTTGCACTGGAGTCCTATAATGGTGCAAGAACAAGAAGATGTAGagattgaaatgaaaaataaaaacactgaaagcATTTGCTGGATACAGAAAATGCCAAGGGACATGCCAAAAGATaaccaaagcaagcaaacaaacacagaaaacccaCAAAGGAAAATATGGCCAAGTTTTAAAGATCACAGTGTGTAATGTCAATACTCAAAGCtaaattgtttttctatatgcCAACAATGAAATTTGGAGTCAATATTTTTTGAAGTACACTTTATAATAGTATCGTATACAAAGCCAGTCCTGGTTGTGTTTCAAATCCAAATGAAACCCCAATTTCCCAAACTCTAAAAGGCTGTCCATATATGCAGATATGAGCTCAAGCTGGACTACAGTGTTTCTGgtagttagataaaagccagcattcctcaggaatttgtgaagtcagttctcATCTGCTGAAAGCTGTAATTTCCTTTATGTCTAGCTGAAGGGTCATATGACTCCCCGTGGTACCTATCAGCATATCAAAGCTGTGCTGACTGCCAGGCCCCCTTGGTATCACAAGTACTTGTTACCCATgtccatgctggcatcctggcCCTCTCACCTCCTCTACCCCAAACTCCCTCCAGCTCAGGggcttccctccccacagctCCTCATCCCTCTtataactcagagatcctcccagCCTCACTATTTTCTGCTCTGGCTAGTCTCACTAtgtttctctgttctgtttctggTTGTTCTCTCTTCCCTCACAGACAGCCCTGGCCATGCCcagtctgtttctttctctgtctgctcTGAACTCTTCCCGATactctggctctcctctctcagatcagcaatagaaacctggcTTCCCTTTACCCACACCATGGCGTGGTCATGTTTGCACCATTTTTTGCTGTGCCGCCTGTATAGAGTgagatctttaatcccagctcttggaagccTAGACAAAAGGATGTGATTTCCAGGTATTCATGGGCtatgtggtgagaccctgtcagaaaagagaaaagaaagagaaaaaataaaaaaaaatgtatgcaatgctttattttttaagactttttttaagaattacatttctctgtctgtctgtctgtctctctttctctctctctctctctctctctctttctctgtgtgcgtgtgtgcgtgtttgtgtgcatgtgtgctatggtgtacatgtgaaggtcagagggaaacTTTTAGGAGTGAGTTCTCTACTCTGGCTGTGTATATTCTAGGGTACAAACTCACACTTAGTGTCAAGTGTCTTTACTTTCTGAGCAATCATGTTGCCCCTACAagtcattttgtgttttgttttgtgtttgacaagctgaaagaagaaaaagaagagtcgAATGGTTAGAGAAATACATGGTATTGAAAGTTCagaggaaataaattatttttaaaaacactgaatGTATTTATTGCTGTCAAATCAAatactttaaactttttttaaaatagatgagCTTAGTCTAACAGTTATATGAATAGGGAATGAGTAGACTAGCAGAGTCATTCAGAGAAAACAACGACAGATAAAGATTAATATTGGGCACCTTACTGGTTGCCATGAAATCTTTTTGTAAAAACCTTTCATCAAGTTGAGAAGCCCTTTGATTTGGATTGGTTGAGAAGTTTTATGctaattaatatttttacaattttttcaAGTGCTTTTCCTGCATCATTTCTATTCTTGTTATAGAAGCCACTGCTGTAGGGTTTGGTAACTGATTAATACTTGACAGAGGGCTCCAATTTTGTTTTTGGGCCAAACCTAAAATAATGAtgtctttatttggtttttagtGTTATTTCTAGTAATGTATTCATTAGATTTGGGCATCAAGTTTCTGTTCACCTTAACTCTACTGTTACTTGACAAACTTTTACATTGTATTGTTTGTGatacataatatttatatattgtgaTACTacgttttatatatatatacatatatatatatacatatacatttgtaaGCACCATCTTATCAGACatgatgaaatataaataattaaccaAGGATAGAGCCCTAGCAGTGAGCACCTGTTCAAGAACTGACTTTTTGAGAATCCGAATTTTCAGTGCCCAGACGGAATACAGAGTGAGAACACTTCGTCCTTGTCTCTAATTAGAACCTCTGAGAAATCCACCCTGGGGGAACACAAACTTGGCAGCCACCTTCATGCAGGCACCATCTCCAGGGATGGAGAATCAACATATTCACTCCCAACCATCCAAGCTTGACCTGAGAGAGCCACATGCCTCATTCTAAATGTTCTCTTCTAGGGAGGAAAGGTCCTTCCTTTCTCAGCTTCAAGTGTGGATTTCTCAAAACTCAGCCTCAAACATGGCAAGAGCAGAGACAGAACTTACCTGAAGACACCTGACAGCAGCCCAGAGCACCCAGGTAAGGTGGCTGAGGGAGCAGCAGAGGGCACCCCCACATCAGGCAGACTCCCAAGGACTTGAGCACGTGGGTTGACAGAGAAAGAACTTCATTCAGTCCCTCTGCCTCTGACCAAGTTCAAAGGAGGAAAAGCATCTCACTCCTACATGTCCATGCCTTGTCCTCCATGAGGTGCTCAGCACTAAGACATAGTGGAAGCCGCAAAGTGGGCAGAGCAAGCAGAAGGACATAATGGAGGTTAGTGTGTTAGGAGCTGTACTGCGGGCTGTTACAAAGCCTGTtcagaagcaggggtggggggcagagagggagtgagggaaagagagagacagagagagaaacacagagtgacacacacacacacacacacacacacagagagagagagagagagacagagacagagacagagacagagatagggacagggagaaacagagacagagaaagtcatTATTGTACCCTGGTCTTCATATTTGTTCTCTGCCCATCCCCTGGCGTGTCCCGGTGTATAATGAAGGTGTCTCAGACTGTGGCGGCTTGGATGCTACTGGAACCAGCCGTGGACTGTTGACTCCAGCTGGATTCCAGAGACAATGCCGCCTTTAAGGTGCAGGGTCTCCAACACCCAGTGATGCAGACAAAGCTGCACATCTGGCATCTCAGACACTCTGGACACATCCACAACTCCCGGAAACCAATGCAGCAAAACAGACACACATTaggatatatacatacacacacatacacatacacacacacacacacacacacacacacacacacacacacacacacacatatatatcccggaggttcttttttttttacagtcatAGCAACAGAATTCTGTCTTTAAACAGAAGCTTAAGGGGAAGTGGAATTGAAATCCAAAAGTTAGAGTTGAAAGCCAAACAAAGGGGCATCCATGCATGACCTACCATGATGCACTGGTGTCCCGTGGAAGCCGTACACCTAGGGCTTAAACCATGATGTTAGTATTATTTCCAGCAACTGACCATTCCAGTGCCTACCATCTCTTAATGAACAGCGTAAGAAAGTATGGAATAACTACAGCTTAATGCTCTCAGGACTGAGCCTTAACTGTGGTCTTGCCCCACAGAAACAAGTTGTCTTTACATCCCTTGGTgcatctttttctatttctttgatagGAAACTATCTGGCTTCTAGAACACTAACATCTACAGTCAAAAGATACTTTTGTTGGTCCCTATGAACTATTGATCATTCTGTCTCATCTCTGCTTCTGCAGTCCACTGACCCTGTGACCCATTGGAAGCTTATTCTaggtttttaaattctcatttcaCCATGAAAGCACTGGGATAGAAGACATGTCTATGGTGCGgagttttatgtgggttctggggatttgaactcaggacttcacactTACATGGCacatgctttacccactgagccatctccccaggcctccttCTAgattttactgttgttgttacATTGTTCTACATCCATTGTAACGTTCAGGAAGTTAACTTGGATTTCACAAGTCAGCTCTATGCTCCATTTCCCTCTCACATTATAGTGGCCTCACTGTGTCTACCATACAGGCATCCTATAAACAACATTATCAGTTCCCATGTCCTGTTCTGTCCTAGCAGCCAGGCTGTTTCACATGACAGTTGccacctctcttctctttccctgggcCTTTGATCACCCCCAGGGtgactctcctccctttctcagcTTAAATTGCCTGGCAtccctccatgggcactgcagtCCAGATGTGATCCTGACCTCCTGGCCATGGTGATTTCTTAGCCTTGGGATTGTCTTTTGAGATGCCCATGAATCTTCATTTTATCCACCTGTAAAACCTTTTTTCTCCAATAGGAAACCATTGCACTTAGACTCTGTATGCGCCCCCCTCTTCTAAGTGCAGAAAGGAGGGTACACTGCACACAGGAGTCTGGCCCATAGCACAGGTGAGCAgacaaacagctgtgagctgtggagAAAACATCTTAGTATCTAACAGAATGTGAAGACACAACAGCCAGTCAAAGCCTACTGGCCTTCTCAGTTGTGAGGAAATAGAAAAGCCACAGCACAACCTCTGGGTGTATAATATATGACACTTAGTAGTGACTTTTCATTTGATTACAATTTAATCAATGGTAGCTAATATAACATAAAAATTGTTGGGGACATTATACCTGCCTATCCTCTCAGCCATCTGGAAGTTGACGCAGGAGGATTACTTACACTCAGAAATTCCTGATCAGAAAAAAGAACATGTAGGAAAAAGTGTGGTTGTGTGTTGTGTTACATAATAtctatgtgcatgtttgtgtatgtatgtgtgttgtgcatggtgtgtgtgtgttcatgcacctATGTGTggttatgtttgtgtatgtgtgagcgtgcatgcccatgtgtgtctatgtgtaacATAGAGAACAAGACCATTAGCTTGTTTTGAACTCTCACTGACATCAATCAGCAATTTTTGATAAAGCATCTAGTTGCCCACTCCTCAGTTTCTTCATATATACAGTGAAATGCTGTACATCAATTCCTAGACTGCGTTAATTCTTGTAtaaaatgcacatatatatgtcaCTAGGAAACAAGAGCAGAGtcaataaaatcatagatttTAGAATTCAATTCTTTAACAATGGCCCACTCGTTGCTATAAAAGTACATTGTAAGTCATTTTATTAGCAGttaattctcaaataataagcAAAATTTTCAAAAGTTCATAACAGTTTTCTTCAAGTGTTGGTGAATGATTTCACTATATGGGTCTCACTCTCTTTCCAAAGACATGGACGGTGACAATCAGACAATCACTACAGAATTCCTCCTCCTGGGACTCTCTGAAGAGTCAGACCAAGAAGAGGTTGTCTTTGGGCTGTTCTTGGGGATGTACATAGTCACCATCTCTGGGAACCTTCTCATCATCCTGGCCATCAGCTGTGACCCTcatctccacacacccatgtacttcttcctggcCAACCTCTCTACTGTTGACATCTGCTTTTCCTCAGTCTCTGTCCCCAAGGCTCTGGTGAAtcacatggtgggaagcaagtcCATCTCTTACACAGAGTGTATGGTCCAGATGTACTTCATGTTCATATTTGGCAACATGGACAGCTTCCTGCTGAgtgtgatggcctatgaccgctatgtggccatttgTCACCCACTCCACTACACCATGATGATGAGGCccagactctgtgtcctcctggTGGTCATATCATGGGTCATCACAAACCTGAATGCTCTCTTGCACATTCTTCTCATGGTTCAACTCACCTTCTGTTCCCACAATGAAGTGCACCACTTCTTTTGTGACCCCTAccttgtcctgaaactctcttgtTCTGACACCTTTATCAATGACGTCACAGCCTTCACTGAGGGTGCAGTGATATTTATTACACCATTTGTATGCATTGTTGTTTCCTATGCCTACATCTACTCTAAGGTCTTGAAGATGCCCTCTGcccatggaaaaaggaaagcccTATCCACATGTGGGTCTCACCTCACTGTGGTCTGCTTATTCTACGGGACGATCCTAGGAGTTTATATGCACCCTATTTCCTCCTATTCACTACAGGATGCAGTGGCCTCTGTCCTCTTCACAGTGGTGACACCCATGGCCAATCCCTTCATCTATAGCCTGAGGAATCGTGACATCAAAGGAGCCCTAAGGAAGATAATTCTCAGATCCTAGAATCTGAAATTTCTAGAGCTAAGAGGACTCCTAGTCGTCatgcattttttcatttttataaacagaCACTCAGACTGGTCTAGTGCTAACATGACCTTGCCTTGGATTAGTGATAGATGATGGTGATTATGCTTTTGATTTGGATGCTGACTAATATTCTCTGTCACACACTTTGAAACTtatctctgtggtgatatttgtaatctaagtaataaagcttgtctgaagatcagagaacagaaccagccgcagagttaaacatagaggtgaggctgtggtgacacacatttttaatcctggcactctggaggcagagacctgtctggatctctgtgagttcatggccaagctgagattgatccagtctaggagagaaacagaaccaggcagtagtggcacccACATTTAACTCCAgttttgggaagcacacatgccattaatcctagcactaggaaggttaaGATGGGAAGTGAAGTGGCCGGGCAGAGAAAGGCGAATAAagagtgaggagacaggagctagagAGCCTTTCCAGCTGATGATTTAGGGACATTgggtcagaggattcatggagttggcaaggtgagaagtgggtgtggtttgttcctttgtctctctgatctttcagcacttaccctaatatctggttccaggtttttatgtaagaccatttaggatcTGTACAACATATCTCTTCAAAGGGATGATTCGAAGACTCTTATTTCACAGACAAGAAAGAttgagaaaatttggaatcattcTGAACTGGGATGTGTCCCGGCTGCCACAGTGATCAGGGGATTTTAAGAGATGATGGAGTCACCTGACCCTATGGCCTCAAACAGAGCTGTGGTTAGCCTGGTGAATGACCCACAGGAAGTTTAACTCACCCATGCTAGAAACTAGAGGTTGGTTATAGAGTGCTCCACTCTCAGAGGCTCTGGTAACTGAGGAGTTGTTGATTCCCTTTTTTCCCAGACTGGGGTCCCTTTCCTACTTTCTACAGCTCAGAACACTACCTCTCACCTTCTCTTCCCACCTAACATTTCAGGGTGTGGGTTTTGTTCCTCAGCATGACTCTTAGGGCTGCTTAGGAGGCATCATGAAGCCTTGGATAGCAGCTCTGCTCACCCATAAAATGCACATGTCCCTTCTTGTTCTCGTGggctccaggaagcagagatttcCTTACAAAGCTGAAGTCTAGACTCACAGTCATGCCTAGGGACACGGGGACATAAATTAATGTCAGGATTATAATTGGAACTTGGAACTTCAGAGTCCAGTCCAAGCTTATTCTGGAACATTGGTGGGAGTGTCCAGAGTTCCAGCCCTCGTGTCGTGTGTACTGAAGGCCAGATGTCCAGAATGTCAGCTGTCATATTTTCTCATATCCAGACAGTTCTGACTTCCATCTTCTGGGTGGGGACCAGTGGTCAGTCTTCAGTAGCTCTCCCTCATGGTCT
This Peromyscus leucopus breed LL Stock chromosome 8b, UCI_PerLeu_2.1, whole genome shotgun sequence DNA region includes the following protein-coding sequences:
- the LOC114688103 gene encoding olfactory receptor 1361-like, which gives rise to MGEDNETMITEFLLLGLSGKSEQEEVVFGMFLWMYLVTISGNLLIILAISCDPHLHTPMYFFLANLSTVDICFSSVTIPKALVNHVLGSKSISYTECMVQIYFFITFINMDGFLLSVMAYDRYVAICHPLHYTLMMRPRLCVLLVVISWVITNLHALLHTLLMVRLTFCSHNAVHHFFCDPYPILKLSCADTFINDLMVFTVGGVIFLTPFSCIVISYVYIFSNVLKMPSARGIKKALSTCGSHLTVVSLFYGAILGVYMRPSSSYSLQDTVATVIFTVVTPLVNPFIYSLRNRDMKGALRKTILRC
- the LOC114688108 gene encoding olfactory receptor 1361-like is translated as MDGDNQTITTEFLLLGLSEESDQEEVVFGLFLGMYIVTISGNLLIILAISCDPHLHTPMYFFLANLSTVDICFSSVSVPKALVNHMVGSKSISYTECMVQMYFMFIFGNMDSFLLSVMAYDRYVAICHPLHYTMMMRPRLCVLLVVISWVITNLNALLHILLMVQLTFCSHNEVHHFFCDPYLVLKLSCSDTFINDVTAFTEGAVIFITPFVCIVVSYAYIYSKVLKMPSAHGKRKALSTCGSHLTVVCLFYGTILGVYMHPISSYSLQDAVASVLFTVVTPMANPFIYSLRNRDIKGALRKIILRS